A single Saccharolobus shibatae B12 DNA region contains:
- a CDS encoding AAA family ATPase: MLFDPAPKDKREDFFDREEEIEELKLLSSPITLILGLRRTGKSSLIKIALNELNRPFIYLDMRKFEEKRSINYRELLIEMEREINKLSSKFSQLIEFLKRIEGVSIMGNQIRFKWQGNDRLSFTSLLEALNDFNKDLIFVIDEAQELIKLRGIDLLPPLAYAFDNLKIKIVLSGSEMGLLYRFLRIEDPSSPLFGRAFLKIELKPFSREEAIEFLKRGFSQININFTEYDKVYEEIGGIPGWLTYFGYTYSRTRDLRKSLDETFSFAKRLIIHEFENFLADKGEARKRYLNIMRTVSVSCSSWSKIKRELEAMEGITISDSVIYNYLKHLLDSSWTVKNDDVYCPSEPLIRKTFETLNS, from the coding sequence GTGCTTTTCGATCCAGCACCAAAGGATAAAAGAGAGGACTTCTTTGATAGAGAAGAAGAAATAGAGGAACTTAAATTACTCTCATCTCCTATAACGTTAATTTTAGGTTTGAGAAGGACTGGAAAATCATCATTAATTAAAATAGCACTCAATGAATTAAATAGACCTTTCATCTACCTCGATATGAGGAAATTCGAAGAGAAAAGGAGTATTAATTATAGGGAGCTCTTGATAGAGATGGAAAGAGAGATAAATAAATTATCATCGAAATTCTCCCAACTTATAGAGTTCCTTAAGAGAATAGAAGGAGTAAGTATTATGGGTAATCAGATAAGATTTAAATGGCAGGGAAATGATAGACTTTCATTCACAAGTTTACTTGAAGCATTAAACGATTTCAATAAGGATTTAATATTCGTAATAGATGAAGCCCAAGAACTCATAAAACTAAGGGGAATAGATCTACTACCACCTTTAGCTTATGCATTTGATAATTTAAAAATCAAAATCGTACTAAGTGGTTCGGAGATGGGATTATTATATCGTTTCTTAAGAATTGAAGATCCTAGTTCTCCCCTCTTTGGGAGAGCTTTCTTAAAGATAGAGTTAAAACCATTTAGTAGAGAAGAGGCTATAGAGTTCTTAAAGAGAGGTTTCTCACAAATTAACATAAATTTCACGGAATATGACAAAGTTTATGAAGAAATAGGAGGAATTCCAGGATGGTTAACGTATTTCGGCTATACATATTCTCGAACTAGAGATTTAAGGAAAAGTCTAGATGAGACCTTCAGTTTTGCTAAACGCTTAATAATACATGAATTTGAGAACTTTTTAGCAGATAAGGGTGAGGCTAGAAAAAGGTACTTAAATATCATGAGAACTGTAAGTGTGAGTTGCTCATCTTGGAGTAAAATTAAGCGTGAATTGGAAGCGATGGAGGGAATTACCATAAGTGATTCCGTAATATATAATTACCTAAAACACTTACTCGATTCCTCATGGACAGTTAAAAACGATGACGTTTATTGTCCGTCAGAGCCGTTAATAAGAAAAACTTTCGAAACATTGAATTCTTAA
- a CDS encoding transposase translates to MELITIDEKALYGTPLSEAVKELGQNLTLVPNILPENALLNKSVKEIERMALEEAEKTSPKHQRGKEIRRKGYARCKFLKGFRTVMVGREVKYELEWISVKLLVLYGDKGRVKTKVEETLLKEGRKVFAALMLVYSVKGGKLNAKLWMPQIEASGEFKYIIVDGKYVKLKGGRGVILSAIDVTEEGKRAVLDIILSVEEDAMAYWRLLVEVWKKSSFILIVADGIKALDRVISLAELHVARQGCLVHLKRCKTKEEREALNAIISSAENGEIRPESCPTLLSYLKASKKLWKWLKSNNLIESFNSLLERRRFGKFHSPWRILQIARTIANNYNLLTCFLITVIILRYPLFFSLYQKYTQ, encoded by the coding sequence ATGGAACTCATAACTATCGACGAGAAAGCCCTCTACGGTACTCCACTAAGTGAGGCCGTGAAGGAGCTCGGACAAAACCTCACACTAGTCCCCAATATACTTCCGGAAAACGCACTATTAAACAAATCGGTCAAGGAGATCGAGAGAATGGCCTTGGAGGAGGCTGAGAAGACTAGCCCAAAGCACCAAAGAGGTAAGGAGATAAGGAGGAAGGGTTACGCGAGATGCAAGTTCCTCAAGGGCTTTCGTACAGTGATGGTTGGGAGGGAGGTTAAGTACGAGTTGGAGTGGATCTCGGTGAAGCTACTTGTACTTTACGGGGATAAGGGAAGGGTGAAGACCAAGGTTGAAGAGACCCTGCTTAAGGAGGGGAGAAAGGTCTTCGCGGCTCTGATGTTAGTCTATTCGGTTAAGGGAGGTAAGTTGAACGCCAAGCTCTGGATGCCTCAGATCGAAGCGAGCGGTGAGTTCAAGTATATAATAGTTGACGGGAAGTACGTGAAGCTCAAAGGGGGAAGGGGAGTCATTCTCTCGGCGATTGACGTGACAGAGGAAGGCAAGAGGGCCGTTCTGGACATAATCTTAAGCGTAGAGGAGGACGCCATGGCTTATTGGAGGCTCTTGGTTGAGGTCTGGAAGAAGTCGAGCTTCATTCTTATAGTAGCTGATGGGATTAAGGCCTTGGACAGGGTGATCTCCCTTGCTGAGCTTCATGTGGCGAGGCAGGGCTGCTTGGTCCACCTCAAACGATGCAAGACTAAGGAGGAAAGGGAGGCCTTGAACGCGATCATCTCCTCAGCTGAAAACGGAGAGATCAGACCCGAGTCCTGCCCAACGCTTCTGAGCTACCTCAAAGCCAGCAAGAAGCTCTGGAAGTGGCTCAAATCCAACAACTTGATCGAATCCTTCAACTCTCTCTTGGAAAGGAGGAGGTTCGGTAAGTTTCACTCCCCTTGGAGGATACTACAGATCGCCCGAACCATAGCTAACAACTATAATCTATTAACTTGTTTTCTCATCACTGTAATAATATTACGGTATCCCTTATTCTTCTCGCTTTACCAGAAATATACACAATAA
- a CDS encoding aspartyl protease family protein — protein MGLIYIDGIVKNELGESEKVRFLIDSGAYYTVLKKEVWQKLGLKEISRISLILADGTTIERGVSEAIIELPPHGERHSPVILGESEDENLLGVVTLEIFGLILDPLKREIRQGRIIMKKE, from the coding sequence ATGGGTTTAATTTACATTGATGGGATAGTGAAAAATGAGCTAGGAGAAAGTGAGAAAGTTAGATTCTTGATTGATTCTGGCGCTTATTATACTGTTTTAAAGAAGGAAGTATGGCAAAAATTGGGCCTAAAGGAGATTTCTCGCATATCATTAATCTTAGCTGATGGGACAACTATAGAAAGGGGAGTTTCTGAAGCCATAATAGAATTACCACCTCATGGTGAAAGACACTCACCAGTAATCTTAGGTGAGAGTGAGGATGAGAATTTATTAGGAGTGGTAACTCTCGAAATTTTTGGGTTAATCCTAGACCCCTTAAAGAGGGAGATAAGACAAGGGAGAATAATAATGAAAAAAGAATAA
- a CDS encoding RNA-guided endonuclease InsQ/TnpB family protein, producing MSIVTFRFRAFTDKQTLRALKARLKLACEIYNTLRWADIYFYQRDGKGLTQTELRQLALDLRKQDKEYKQLHSQVVQEIANRFYEARQRFFQELARFPKEKKIHKWYSLVYPQSGWKILSVREIRTGSRKNKKKLLVLSLSHLGIFKVIVHRDFPLDKVKRVVVKLTKSERVYISFVVEDHVFRQAPETSKVVAIDVGVGKLLTTSDGEYLPNFKFYEKALRKIKHLHKELCRKEFLSKNWFKAKVKLAKAYEHLANLKRDLYMKIGKYLSMNYDVVVMEDINVKQLVGKSLRKLRMRLHDVSFGELRDIIKYQIGKYGKKFVLVNPLNTSRTCARCGYVKEDLTLADRIFTCPKCGWVADRDYNASLNILRRSGWELPLVPVELHPLPVLQYWQGGVVKQEASSFRRE from the coding sequence ATGTCCATCGTAACGTTTCGTTTTCGTGCCTTCACTGACAAGCAAACCTTGAGGGCGTTAAAAGCCCGGTTGAAGTTAGCATGTGAGATATACAACACGTTACGATGGGCAGACATCTACTTCTACCAAAGAGATGGAAAAGGTCTAACACAAACAGAGTTAAGACAATTAGCCCTAGACTTGAGAAAACAAGACAAGGAGTACAAACAACTCCATTCACAAGTGGTACAAGAAATAGCAAATCGTTTTTATGAAGCAAGACAGAGGTTCTTCCAAGAATTAGCACGTTTTCCTAAGGAAAAGAAAATCCACAAGTGGTATTCTCTTGTCTATCCTCAAAGTGGTTGGAAAATACTATCCGTTAGAGAAATAAGGACTGGAAGTAGAAAGAATAAAAAGAAACTGCTTGTGCTAAGTTTGTCCCACTTAGGCATCTTCAAGGTCATTGTCCATAGAGACTTTCCCTTGGACAAGGTAAAGAGGGTGGTAGTTAAGCTAACGAAGTCTGAAAGAGTATACATATCATTTGTAGTAGAAGACCATGTGTTCCGGCAAGCCCCGGAAACGAGCAAGGTAGTGGCAATAGATGTTGGTGTTGGAAAGCTTCTAACAACTTCAGATGGTGAATATTTACCCAACTTCAAGTTTTACGAGAAGGCACTCCGTAAGATTAAGCATTTGCACAAGGAATTGTGTAGGAAGGAGTTCCTTTCCAAGAATTGGTTTAAAGCCAAGGTTAAGTTAGCTAAGGCATATGAACATCTTGCTAATTTGAAGAGGGATTTGTACATGAAGATAGGGAAGTACCTATCGATGAATTACGATGTTGTGGTAATGGAGGATATTAATGTTAAACAACTGGTTGGTAAGTCTCTCAGAAAGCTTAGGATGAGGTTACATGACGTATCGTTTGGTGAGCTAAGGGATATAATCAAATATCAGATAGGGAAGTATGGAAAGAAATTTGTGTTAGTTAATCCGTTAAACACGTCAAGGACGTGTGCTAGATGTGGATATGTGAAGGAAGATCTGACTTTAGCTGACCGTATCTTTACTTGTCCTAAGTGCGGTTGGGTAGCTGACCGTGACTATAATGCTTCTTTAAATATCTTGCGTAGGTCGGGGTGGGAGCTACCCTTAGTGCCTGTGGAGCTTCACCCTCTACCAGTACTTCAGTACTGGCAAGGTGGGGTTGTGAAGCAGGAAGCTTCCTCCTTCAGGAGGGAGTAG
- a CDS encoding PD-(D/E)XK nuclease domain-containing protein has translation MNKIFQSPTYEKFLRSEFFRVLAKNGYAVESEYPINYGNISLRADLVVLEEQSTPHLVLEFKSQYDPSAITQVRTYKQLLNPHFYGVVYGKQNYVKVELFDRYNNMISSNYIKMGNPYLNDDEVIRAIGSQILP, from the coding sequence ATGAATAAGATATTTCAATCACCTACTTACGAGAAATTTTTACGATCGGAATTTTTCAGAGTCCTAGCAAAAAACGGTTACGCAGTAGAATCAGAATATCCGATCAATTACGGGAATATATCGCTAAGGGCAGACCTAGTAGTGCTAGAAGAGCAGAGTACGCCACACCTAGTACTGGAATTTAAATCGCAATATGACCCGTCTGCAATTACACAAGTTAGAACATATAAACAGCTCTTAAACCCCCATTTTTACGGTGTAGTTTACGGTAAACAAAATTATGTAAAAGTTGAATTATTTGATCGATACAATAACATGATCTCAAGTAACTATATAAAAATGGGAAACCCTTACTTGAATGACGATGAAGTGATAAGGGCTATTGGATCACAAATACTACCGTGA
- a CDS encoding MATE family efflux transporter, with the protein MNPIKNALKSLSVTTTNVIVALIFFIITAKISNPAFFGKVAIIQLLEVVTSAFFYFIPGAIITREISYLYARKEVNKSIIGKFLSFPFLAIPFFLILLIFLNYVKLTIPYLFLYLLSNVLTAIMIGMDMFTESAITGNLFLIIRWGISIIAVLLHNIYLFIEIWTLGGLLSVSMNYVFLSRKVGLVFPSLDFAFLFKHFREGLPLYLSSLSSFFSSQGDRVTTAYLLGSYYLGIYQFSALVAGVPSMILGALGNVLLPTASFYKALGKDEKRMSSLSFRLLSLLTFLAVIISIPIGEIVINRFFPAYRAGLEVFIILLISSTLPFSISSLTNFIIAAKKDLRPFLVLSVLNGSLVVLTSYLLIPRIGIMGGAISQIIVATISSLFVLFYAIRTSVFIPAKKELILLSITPLIGAYEIIVDPVFMDFLLVLVIISIFKLFKIISEDEIRIIEGFLPRGLRFIATILRIIS; encoded by the coding sequence ATGAATCCAATAAAGAACGCGTTAAAGAGCCTCAGCGTGACTACTACTAATGTCATAGTTGCTTTAATATTCTTCATTATTACTGCTAAAATTTCTAACCCTGCATTCTTCGGAAAAGTTGCAATAATCCAACTCCTCGAAGTAGTTACGTCGGCCTTCTTTTACTTCATTCCTGGTGCAATAATAACAAGGGAAATATCATACCTTTACGCAAGAAAAGAAGTAAATAAGAGCATAATAGGAAAATTTCTCTCATTTCCCTTTCTGGCTATTCCATTTTTCCTCATTCTTCTCATCTTCCTAAACTACGTTAAGTTAACAATACCTTATCTCTTCCTTTATCTTCTTAGTAACGTATTGACGGCAATAATGATAGGAATGGACATGTTCACTGAGTCGGCAATAACAGGAAATCTCTTTCTAATCATAAGATGGGGGATATCGATAATAGCCGTCCTCTTACATAATATCTATCTCTTCATAGAGATCTGGACTTTGGGAGGGCTCCTTTCAGTCTCTATGAATTATGTATTTCTGAGCAGAAAAGTCGGATTAGTCTTTCCTTCTCTAGACTTTGCCTTCCTCTTTAAGCACTTCAGGGAAGGTCTACCTCTTTATCTCTCTTCTTTATCTAGCTTCTTTTCTTCTCAAGGAGATAGAGTAACTACAGCTTACTTGTTAGGTTCTTATTATTTAGGTATTTACCAATTTTCTGCATTAGTAGCCGGAGTACCTTCGATGATTTTAGGAGCTTTAGGAAACGTTCTTCTACCAACAGCATCTTTTTATAAAGCTTTGGGAAAAGATGAAAAGAGGATGTCTTCTCTTTCCTTTAGACTTCTATCGCTCTTAACTTTTCTAGCTGTAATAATCTCTATTCCAATAGGTGAGATTGTAATTAATCGTTTCTTTCCGGCATATAGAGCAGGACTTGAAGTATTTATAATACTTTTAATCTCATCTACTCTTCCCTTTTCCATAAGTTCCTTAACTAATTTCATTATTGCGGCTAAGAAGGATTTGAGACCTTTTCTTGTCCTCTCAGTTTTAAACGGTAGCCTAGTAGTGCTCACTTCCTATTTGTTGATTCCTAGGATAGGGATAATGGGAGGGGCTATATCTCAGATTATCGTAGCCACTATTTCTTCTCTCTTTGTTCTGTTTTATGCAATTAGGACCTCAGTTTTCATCCCGGCTAAGAAAGAACTTATCCTCCTTTCAATTACTCCACTTATCGGCGCTTATGAGATAATTGTTGACCCAGTTTTTATGGATTTCCTATTAGTACTCGTTATTATTTCTATCTTCAAATTATTTAAGATAATTAGTGAGGACGAGATTAGAATCATAGAAGGCTTCTTACCGCGTGGCTTAAGGTTTATAGCAACTATTTTAAGAATTATAAGCTAG
- a CDS encoding phosphoadenosine phosphosulfate reductase family protein: protein MSSITLRGKLAEQLYEIASSTGLTPESYITSLLQGKSKKRVEYLPLDYKAKIAELVIEAAYNTFKKVVVVWSGGKDSTLSLYFAKKVAERLGKQLEAIIIDHYMHFDETWSFVEEVKKAWNVKLIVKGNEKLKGHKYGEIIKVPELSEKDRKELETIGYFKDSFPYALNNIAANHLLKTVPLKEAINEYSIDALIVGDRWDENPARSVETFFSIREDPKHFRVHPILLFTERDVWNFTLSNKLPIHPLYYRGFRSIDDKYETKPTGDKPAWEQDLENTPERAGRAQDKENIMEILRRHGYM from the coding sequence ATGTCAAGCATAACCCTACGAGGAAAACTAGCAGAGCAACTATATGAAATTGCTTCTTCTACTGGACTAACTCCTGAAAGTTACATTACGTCGCTACTGCAAGGTAAAAGTAAAAAAAGAGTAGAATACTTACCCCTTGATTATAAGGCAAAGATTGCAGAACTAGTTATTGAAGCGGCATATAACACTTTCAAGAAAGTTGTAGTAGTTTGGAGCGGAGGAAAAGATAGTACCTTATCCTTATATTTTGCTAAGAAAGTCGCAGAGAGGTTAGGTAAGCAATTAGAGGCAATAATAATTGACCATTATATGCATTTTGATGAAACATGGAGTTTCGTTGAAGAAGTAAAGAAGGCTTGGAACGTTAAGCTGATAGTCAAAGGTAATGAGAAGCTAAAAGGGCATAAATACGGAGAGATTATAAAAGTACCAGAACTATCAGAAAAGGATAGGAAAGAGTTAGAGACTATAGGCTATTTTAAGGACTCTTTCCCTTACGCATTAAACAACATTGCTGCAAATCACCTCTTAAAGACTGTTCCGCTTAAAGAGGCAATCAATGAGTATAGTATAGACGCCTTAATAGTCGGAGATAGGTGGGATGAAAACCCGGCTCGTTCAGTGGAAACTTTCTTCTCAATTAGAGAAGATCCAAAACACTTTAGAGTACACCCAATTTTGCTCTTTACCGAGAGAGATGTGTGGAACTTCACACTCTCAAATAAATTACCTATTCATCCCCTTTATTATAGAGGCTTCAGAAGCATTGATGATAAATATGAAACAAAACCTACCGGTGATAAGCCGGCATGGGAACAAGATCTAGAGAACACGCCAGAAAGAGCTGGCAGAGCACAAGATAAAGAGAACATAATGGAGATACTAAGGAGACATGGGTATATGTAA
- a CDS encoding FkbM family methyltransferase, with translation MDGIKDRNVVDIGGSIGDAAIYYNKINGARNVISLEPLKLPYNLAKRHLELNNVGHVNFIRGVLVIDKKESVKVPSCYMLYESGTFSLVKQEYKGEEEVTTFTLPEILPDDPYILKMDCKGCEYNIVLKDYNTFKKFEIINLEYHEKETGISHKVLINKLKDDYEVKVYYGPVKNKESIMV, from the coding sequence TTGGATGGAATTAAAGATAGAAATGTGGTAGATATTGGTGGAAGTATAGGAGATGCTGCAATATATTATAATAAAATAAATGGAGCAAGAAATGTTATAAGTTTGGAACCATTAAAGTTACCCTATAATCTGGCAAAAAGACATTTAGAGTTAAATAATGTAGGTCATGTTAATTTTATAAGGGGAGTACTAGTAATAGATAAGAAAGAAAGTGTAAAAGTCCCTAGTTGTTACATGCTTTATGAGTCAGGAACTTTTTCTTTAGTTAAACAAGAATATAAAGGAGAGGAAGAGGTTACTACATTTACATTGCCTGAAATACTCCCTGACGATCCGTATATCTTAAAAATGGATTGCAAGGGTTGTGAATATAACATTGTATTAAAAGATTATAATACTTTTAAAAAATTTGAAATTATAAACTTAGAATATCATGAGAAAGAAACTGGAATTTCACATAAGGTATTAATAAATAAATTGAAGGACGATTATGAGGTAAAAGTATATTACGGACCTGTGAAGAACAAGGAAAGTATTATGGTATGA
- a CDS encoding PIG-L deacetylase family protein, with translation MILIIAPHPDDDIICCGGIISRNAYNVKVIYITDGSKGSPRHEEWGKELALRRMREAYNALSKLGIKNKDNIIFLGNEDGSVSRNFNKIRNQLLNLLQESRITEIYFPSPFDIHPDHSAIGKIVLSTIKEMSERRMSLYMYTIHRHSIVDVRNLPTVLRSLFLQLKIMLNWKYVCLKVDNPRLKVEALEFHESQVWYMSKKVKELTAKDYECFYFKRI, from the coding sequence GTGATACTTATAATAGCTCCTCATCCTGATGACGATATAATATGTTGTGGTGGTATAATTTCTCGCAATGCTTATAATGTGAAAGTAATATATATAACTGACGGTAGCAAAGGCTCACCAAGACATGAAGAATGGGGAAAAGAATTAGCTCTAAGAAGAATGAGAGAAGCTTATAATGCATTAAGTAAGCTAGGAATAAAAAATAAAGATAATATTATATTTCTTGGAAATGAAGATGGTTCTGTTAGCAGGAATTTTAATAAAATACGCAACCAATTATTGAATTTATTACAAGAAAGTAGAATAACTGAGATTTACTTTCCTTCTCCTTTCGATATCCATCCAGATCATTCTGCTATAGGGAAAATTGTTCTTTCCACGATTAAAGAAATGAGCGAGAGGAGGATGAGTTTATATATGTATACTATACATAGACATTCAATAGTCGATGTTAGAAATTTACCAACAGTACTTCGTAGCTTATTTCTTCAGTTAAAAATAATGCTAAACTGGAAATATGTATGTTTAAAAGTTGACAATCCTAGGCTTAAGGTAGAGGCGCTAGAATTTCACGAAAGCCAGGTATGGTATATGAGTAAAAAAGTGAAAGAACTTACAGCTAAGGATTATGAATGCTTTTATTTTAAGCGCATATAG
- a CDS encoding glycosyltransferase family 2 protein, whose product MTDNNDIIISTVVLNWNRSDLLKITISSYLNTVNVPYELIIVDNGSTDDSRKVLEELKNRFSNKINKIIFLDKNIGGEAINLGLSEAKGKLLHIGENDIEYLPGWSEKVVKLFSIFNELGQLSLFSPVPTDEEVWVPHPIKRILYKEGEIIYEALGNVGTTSIIRKEIWDKGVRIHNIKTNEFLFPDDVRLSEDILRLGYVVAWAPYYLVRNLGHSYNEILKRVEYYRENYESKKGLGYQGLLKRIDYYEKKVKPPRKSILHINSVIQPELSNIFKPIFTEEGKILDSQAWSCTDAITPEIENLELIYSLLRAFKPATCMVLSWAKDFTIDIIKQALENNNFGNLIILSDTVPSKSDESPITQIQKYEEIANINQPIDCFIFNSYLTDKLNISKQFLNKLSSRSLIVVTGNYEDIQKLVEIWNFLSKNFNCSFVSSARGLLICTSKIENQIKYYESKRIPKDLIQYIHKNRLFNGIVKIYFRIKNLIYNY is encoded by the coding sequence ATGACAGATAACAATGATATAATTATATCAACAGTAGTGTTAAACTGGAATAGATCAGATTTACTAAAAATTACGATATCAAGTTATTTGAATACTGTTAACGTGCCGTATGAACTAATAATTGTGGATAACGGTTCGACGGACGATTCAAGAAAAGTACTAGAAGAACTAAAAAATAGATTCAGTAATAAGATTAATAAAATCATATTTTTGGATAAAAACATAGGAGGAGAGGCAATAAATTTAGGCTTAAGCGAAGCTAAGGGTAAATTATTGCATATAGGTGAAAATGATATTGAATATTTGCCTGGCTGGTCAGAAAAAGTTGTTAAATTATTTAGTATATTCAACGAATTAGGTCAATTATCACTTTTCTCACCAGTTCCTACTGATGAAGAAGTTTGGGTTCCTCATCCAATTAAAAGAATATTATATAAAGAGGGAGAAATTATATACGAAGCGTTAGGTAACGTAGGTACTACAAGTATTATTAGGAAAGAAATATGGGATAAGGGAGTACGAATCCATAATATAAAAACCAATGAATTTCTCTTTCCAGATGATGTAAGATTATCTGAGGATATATTAAGGCTAGGCTATGTAGTGGCATGGGCACCATATTATCTAGTTAGAAACTTGGGTCATTCATATAATGAGATCTTGAAGAGAGTAGAATATTACAGGGAAAATTACGAGTCTAAAAAAGGGTTAGGATATCAAGGATTGCTGAAAAGAATTGACTATTATGAAAAGAAAGTTAAACCTCCACGAAAAAGTATTTTACACATTAATTCTGTTATCCAACCAGAATTGTCTAATATTTTCAAACCTATATTTACTGAAGAAGGGAAAATATTAGATAGTCAGGCATGGAGTTGCACAGATGCAATAACACCAGAAATTGAGAATTTAGAATTAATATATTCACTTTTGCGAGCGTTTAAACCAGCTACGTGTATGGTACTATCATGGGCTAAGGATTTTACGATAGATATTATTAAGCAAGCACTAGAAAATAATAATTTTGGTAACTTAATAATTTTATCTGATACAGTTCCCAGTAAGTCGGATGAAAGTCCTATAACACAGATACAAAAATATGAAGAAATAGCAAATATAAATCAGCCTATAGACTGTTTTATATTTAATTCATATTTAACAGATAAATTGAATATTTCCAAACAATTTCTGAATAAACTATCTTCAAGATCTCTAATAGTTGTTACTGGCAACTATGAGGATATTCAAAAACTTGTAGAAATATGGAACTTTCTAAGTAAAAATTTTAATTGTTCTTTTGTATCGTCCGCAAGAGGTCTCTTAATTTGTACTTCTAAAATTGAAAACCAAATTAAATATTATGAATCAAAGAGAATACCTAAAGATTTGATACAATATATCCATAAGAACAGACTCTTTAATGGAATAGTAAAAATTTATTTTAGAATAAAAAATTTAATTTATAATTATTAG
- a CDS encoding sulfatase-like hydrolase/transferase, which yields MKSNVILIVADTLREDHSSKLDKLLEIGFQKIDNAFSASPWTLPSHVSMFTGLYPYFHGVHEYYGINDFVEGYGKLGIHAMTKFDNLISLLKDEGYKTIGISANAFISPIFGFNFDSYYLIDYPPLYTLENDTLEALNKYGANYKSKLKLLINLIRNKDFKDFKILTRYKLYKNSLTSYFYYKSKILHKGCNLIRRKIQQIKFNDKFFLFINVMEAHEPYSTDVIGKDVYGKYDYNFLRSVFLGSAENSMIAHYRKYYGIYAENSVNCVLNIILDLSKRINMDDALIIVTADHGNHIGEYGRVYHGFYLSDELLRVPLYIRYPKDIQSDLKLKGNNVSLTLIYSVIKSIIYNEVHIINGNFAISESYGPQHSLNTIQAYFNLNNSEIKKRYNHIIRISNNDQYLTYNMDKDEVIESSRSFNPENVQIIKDYFS from the coding sequence ATGAAATCTAACGTTATACTGATAGTTGCGGATACTTTAAGAGAAGATCACTCTTCAAAACTTGATAAACTCCTTGAAATAGGATTCCAAAAGATTGATAATGCGTTTTCGGCCTCTCCTTGGACGTTACCATCTCATGTAAGTATGTTTACTGGACTTTACCCGTATTTTCACGGAGTTCATGAATATTATGGAATTAATGATTTCGTAGAAGGCTATGGAAAACTAGGCATTCATGCTATGACTAAATTTGATAACCTTATATCATTACTTAAGGATGAAGGATACAAAACCATAGGAATATCGGCCAACGCTTTCATTTCACCAATCTTTGGTTTTAATTTTGATTCTTATTACCTTATTGATTATCCGCCGCTCTACACATTAGAGAATGATACTTTAGAAGCTTTAAATAAATATGGTGCTAATTATAAATCTAAACTAAAATTGTTAATTAACTTAATCAGGAATAAAGATTTTAAAGATTTTAAAATATTAACTAGATATAAGTTATATAAAAATTCACTTACATCTTATTTCTATTATAAATCAAAAATTTTACATAAAGGTTGTAATTTAATAAGGAGAAAAATACAACAGATTAAATTTAATGATAAGTTTTTCCTCTTTATAAATGTTATGGAAGCTCATGAGCCATATTCTACTGATGTAATAGGAAAAGACGTTTATGGGAAATATGATTATAACTTCTTGAGATCCGTTTTCTTAGGATCAGCAGAAAACTCTATGATAGCACATTACAGAAAATATTATGGTATCTATGCAGAGAACTCAGTTAATTGTGTATTAAATATTATATTAGATCTAAGCAAGAGAATTAATATGGATGACGCATTAATTATAGTGACAGCAGATCATGGGAATCATATTGGAGAATATGGTAGAGTTTATCATGGTTTCTATTTAAGTGACGAATTATTAAGAGTACCATTATATATAAGATATCCTAAAGACATTCAATCAGACTTAAAATTAAAAGGGAATAACGTTTCATTGACTTTAATATACTCAGTTATTAAATCGATTATATATAACGAGGTTCATATTATTAATGGTAATTTCGCAATATCCGAATCTTATGGACCTCAACATTCATTAAATACTATACAAGCATATTTTAACTTAAATAATTCAGAAATAAAAAAGAGATATAATCATATAATTAGAATATCTAATAATGATCAATATTTGACTTATAATATGGACAAGGACGAAGTAATAGAATCGTCACGAAGTTTTAATCCAGAGAATGTCCAAATAATAAAGGATTATTTTTCGTAA